A single region of the Oncorhynchus keta strain PuntledgeMale-10-30-2019 chromosome 4, Oket_V2, whole genome shotgun sequence genome encodes:
- the LOC118376195 gene encoding neuropeptide Y receptor type 2 — protein sequence MDTTSTHWQLGILGNDSLSLHLDRPGFHSDITKHVGVQAALITAYSLIILLGLVGNALVIYMIIRLRNMRTVTNFFIANLALADLLVDTLCLPFTLVYTLLDEWKFGAVLCHMVPFAQALSVHVSILTLTVIALERYRCIVFHLGQRLTWRSSLLIVALTWTLSSMLASPLAIFREYRQEEIPSINLRISVCYEKWPYGSSRDGVIYSLSMLLLQYVLPLSIISYAYICIWVKLKNHVSPASRIDAIQRRKKTTKMLVMVVVVFATCWLPFHVFQLASDLDLVLSLRQYKLIYTLFHIVAMCSTFANPLLYGWMNKNYRNGFLMVFRCEAKPDSVHPEGSFRTRSLRRMSLNRRNGGHPPTAV from the coding sequence atggacaccaccTCCACCCACTGGCAGCTAGGCATCCTGGGTAACGACAGTCTCAGCCTCCACCTCGACCGGCCGGGGTTCCACTCTGACATCACCAAACATGTAGGAGTCCAGGCTGCTTTGATCACAGCGTATAGTCTGATCATCCTACTGGGTCTAGTAGGCAACGCCCTTGTCATCTACATGATCATCCGCTTACGGAACATGAGGACAGTCACTAACTTCTTCATAGCTAACCTGGCTTTGGCCGACCTGTTGGTGGATACGTTGTGTTTACCGTTCACACTGGTTTATACCTTGCTCGACGAGTGGAAGTTCGGCGCGGTGCTGTGTCACATGGTCCCGTTCGCCCAGGCGCTGAGCGTGCACGTATCGATCCTGACGCTGACCGTCATCGCTCTGGAGCGCTACAGGTGTATCGTGTTCCACCTGGGCCAGCGACTCACCTGGCGAAGCAGTTTGCTCATCGTGGCTCTCACCTGGACGCTGTCCTCCATGCTGGCCAGCCCGCTCGCCATCTTCAGAGAGTACCGTCAGGAGGAGATCCCGTCCATCAACCTGAGGATCTCAGTCTGCTATGAGAAGTGGCCTTACGGCAGCAGCAGAGACGGAGTCATTTACAGCCTGTCTATGTTACTGCTGCAGTACGTGCTGCCACTCTCCATCATCAGTTATGCCTACATCTGCATCTGGGTGAAGCTGAAGAACCACGTGAGTCCAGCGAGCCGCATCGACGCCATCCAGCGCAGGAAGAAGACCACCAAGATGCTGGTTATGGTGGTTGTAGTCTTCGCCACATGCTGGCTACCCTTCCACGTGTTTCAACTAGCCAGTGATCTAGACCTGGTGCTCAGCTTAAGACAATACAAGCTCATCTATACACTCTTCCACATCGTAGCCATGTGCTCCACCTTCGCCAACCCGCTCCTGTACGGCTGGATGAATAAGAACTACAGGAATGGGTTCCTCATGGTGTTCAGGTGTGAGGCTAAACCAGACAGTGTTCACCCTGAGGGATCCTTCAGGACCCGGTCACTAAGGAGGATGTCTCTGAACAGGAGGAACGGAGGACACCCTCCTACTGCCgtctga